In bacterium, the following proteins share a genomic window:
- a CDS encoding transposase, protein MGQPASIAIVERFIRSMKQECTRCLLVPMSLAAMQRELGLYATWYNTVRPHTTLDGRTPHEVWTGGRIARRRRLEPRPKWPRGIRRRCGCGDRCDLMVNCVGGRKHLPGIELHRAA, encoded by the coding sequence GTGGGACAGCCAGCGAGCATCGCCATCGTTGAGCGATTCATTCGGTCGATGAAGCAAGAATGTACTCGGTGCCTGCTCGTGCCGATGTCGCTCGCGGCGATGCAGCGTGAGCTCGGTCTGTATGCGACCTGGTACAACACGGTGCGTCCTCACACGACCCTTGACGGTCGCACGCCGCATGAGGTGTGGACCGGAGGACGTATCGCACGCCGGAGGCGCTTGGAGCCACGACCGAAGTGGCCGCGCGGAATTCGCCGACGCTGTGGATGCGGCGATCGGTGCGATCTTATGGTCAACTGCGTCGGCGGGCGGAAGCATCTGCCCGGGATCGAGCTGCATCGCGCCGCCTGA